The following proteins are encoded in a genomic region of Tenacibaculum sp. 190524A05c:
- the purU gene encoding formyltetrahydrofolate deformylase: MQSQIVTFLIKCPDQKGLVAKFTSFFYEEGFNIVSCQQYVNAIADSYYMRIRLDAEDANISKKDLEDKFLVLANELNCTWSVHYEKEKQNVAIMVSHTSHCLYDLLERHREGKIDCNISLIISNHNKLKPIADMFGVPYYHLPITKETKKEQEGQVKDLLTEHNVDLIVMARYMQILSEDFINTYPQKIINIHHSFLPAFQGANPYQRAYERGVKLIGATAHYATVDLDEGPIIEQDVERITHESTPKTLKGIGADIERLVLARAVKSHLQHQIIVSDNRAIVFPESGE, encoded by the coding sequence ATGCAATCACAAATAGTTACATTTTTAATTAAATGTCCAGACCAAAAAGGATTAGTAGCAAAGTTTACTAGTTTTTTTTATGAAGAAGGATTCAATATTGTTAGTTGTCAGCAATACGTAAATGCTATTGCAGATAGCTATTACATGAGAATTCGATTAGATGCTGAAGATGCTAATATCTCAAAGAAAGATTTAGAAGATAAGTTTTTAGTATTAGCTAATGAGTTAAATTGTACTTGGTCTGTACATTATGAAAAAGAAAAACAAAATGTAGCAATCATGGTCTCTCATACAAGTCATTGTTTATATGATTTATTAGAAAGACATCGAGAAGGTAAAATTGATTGCAATATTAGTTTAATTATTAGTAATCATAATAAGTTAAAGCCGATTGCAGATATGTTTGGTGTTCCTTATTATCATTTGCCAATAACGAAAGAAACAAAAAAAGAACAAGAAGGTCAGGTTAAAGATTTGCTTACAGAACATAATGTAGATTTGATTGTAATGGCTCGTTATATGCAAATTCTTTCTGAAGACTTTATAAATACATATCCACAAAAAATAATAAATATTCATCACTCTTTTTTACCAGCTTTTCAGGGAGCAAATCCATATCAAAGAGCTTATGAAAGAGGAGTTAAATTAATTGGTGCAACAGCTCATTATGCAACTGTTGATTTAGATGAAGGACCAATTATAGAGCAAGATGTTGAAAGAATAACTCATGAAAGTACTCCTAAAACTTTAAAAGGTATAGGAGCAGATATTGAGCGTTTAGTTTTAGCAAGAGCAGTAAAAAGTCATTTACAACATCAAATAATTGTTTCAGATAATAGAGCAATTGTATTTCCAGAATCGGGAGAATAA
- a CDS encoding DNA-binding protein, with amino-acid sequence MELKEGDKVELIIGVRTALGYTVLIEETYEGLLYANEVFSDLEEGMKTVGYIKKIREDEKIDVSLRPQGFRNVIDKDVEIVLNKLEEKGFLLLTDKSSPESIKFHLQLSKKAFKRAIGSLYKQKKIELKSDRIELIKK; translated from the coding sequence ATGGAATTAAAAGAAGGAGATAAGGTTGAGTTAATCATAGGAGTTAGAACTGCATTAGGTTATACAGTTTTAATAGAAGAAACATATGAAGGTTTATTGTATGCTAATGAAGTATTTTCTGATCTTGAAGAAGGAATGAAAACAGTTGGTTACATTAAGAAAATCAGAGAAGATGAAAAGATTGATGTTTCGTTAAGGCCTCAAGGATTTAGAAATGTTATCGATAAAGATGTAGAGATAGTTCTGAACAAACTTGAGGAAAAAGGGTTTCTACTATTAACAGACAAAAGCTCTCCTGAATCGATTAAATTTCACTTGCAATTAAGTAAAAAAGCATTCAAAAGAGCTATTGGTAGTTTGTATAAACAGAAAAAGATAGAATTAAAATCAGATAGAATTGAGTTAATTAAAAAATAA
- the fsa gene encoding fructose-6-phosphate aldolase codes for MKFFIDTANLDQIREAQALGILDGVTTNPSLMAKEGITGAENIKNHYKAICEIVDGDVSAEVIATDFEGMVKEGEELAALHPQIVVKLPMIADGVKACKYFSDKGIKTNVTLVFSAGQALLAAKAGATYVSPFIGRLDDISTDGLNLISEIRHIYDNYMFETEILAASVRHTMHVIDCAKIGADVMTGPLSAISGLLKHPLTDIGLEKFLADYKKGN; via the coding sequence ATGAAGTTTTTTATTGATACAGCCAACTTAGATCAGATTCGTGAAGCACAAGCTTTAGGAATTTTAGACGGAGTAACTACTAATCCATCTTTAATGGCTAAAGAAGGAATAACAGGTGCAGAAAATATTAAGAATCATTATAAAGCTATTTGTGAAATAGTTGATGGTGATGTTTCTGCTGAGGTTATTGCTACAGATTTTGAAGGAATGGTTAAAGAAGGAGAAGAGTTAGCTGCTTTACATCCTCAAATTGTGGTAAAATTACCTATGATTGCTGACGGTGTAAAAGCTTGTAAATATTTTTCTGATAAAGGAATAAAAACAAATGTAACTTTAGTTTTTTCTGCAGGACAAGCATTATTAGCAGCTAAAGCTGGAGCAACTTATGTTTCTCCATTTATTGGTCGTTTGGATGATATTTCTACTGATGGATTAAACTTAATTTCTGAGATTCGTCATATTTATGATAACTATATGTTCGAAACAGAAATTTTAGCTGCTTCTGTTCGTCACACAATGCATGTGATTGATTGTGCTAAAATTGGAGCTGATGTTATGACTGGACCTTTATCTGCTATTTCAGGATTATTAAAGCATCCATTAACTGATATTGGTTTAGAGAAGTTTTTAGCTGATTATAAAAAAGGAAACTAA
- a CDS encoding HAD family hydrolase, giving the protein MKLSNVKLVITDMDGTLLNSNHEVSDQFFNLFRKLKEHNILFCAASGRPLYGILDKLSTIKDDILIVAENGGLALKNDEVLLSTEIQKENLEKINKALNTIENVNAVYCTKDKAYTTSTSEKLLELLSEYYKNHERIDSPESITAPIYKIALFHEISSEKHLYPHLQHLESEFKVKVSANHWVDISENNANKGYAVELIQDKYNISPDETMVFGDYNNDIEMLKKAHFSYAMENAHPLVKQTANYSTHSNDDFGVEKILELLINEKESN; this is encoded by the coding sequence ATGAAACTTTCAAATGTAAAACTTGTAATTACTGATATGGATGGAACGCTGTTGAATTCCAATCATGAGGTGAGTGATCAATTCTTCAATTTATTTCGCAAGTTAAAAGAACATAACATTCTTTTTTGTGCTGCAAGTGGAAGACCATTATATGGAATTCTAGATAAATTATCTACCATAAAAGACGACATCCTTATTGTTGCTGAAAATGGAGGGTTAGCTCTGAAGAATGATGAAGTTTTACTATCCACAGAAATTCAGAAGGAAAATTTAGAAAAGATTAATAAAGCTTTGAACACAATAGAGAATGTAAACGCAGTTTATTGTACAAAAGACAAAGCTTACACAACTAGCACATCAGAAAAGTTACTTGAACTTTTATCGGAATATTATAAAAATCACGAACGCATAGATTCTCCTGAGAGCATAACTGCTCCGATTTATAAAATTGCTTTGTTTCATGAAATCAGTTCTGAAAAACATTTATACCCGCACTTGCAACATTTAGAAAGTGAGTTTAAAGTTAAAGTAAGCGCTAATCATTGGGTTGATATTTCAGAAAACAATGCCAATAAAGGTTACGCTGTAGAACTTATTCAGGACAAATACAATATTTCACCGGATGAAACAATGGTATTTGGTGATTATAACAACGACATTGAAATGCTTAAAAAAGCTCATTTTAGTTATGCCATGGAAAATGCGCATCCTTTAGTAAAACAAACCGCGAACTACTCTACTCATAGTAATGATGATTTCGGAGTTGAGAAAATACTCGAGTTATTAATAAATGAAAAAGAAAGTAATTAA
- a CDS encoding 1,4-dihydroxy-2-naphthoyl-CoA synthase, which translates to MMNIDWKTAKEYTDITYKKCNGVARIAFNRPNVRNAFRPHTTAELLDAFHDAHEDTSIGVVLLSAEGPSTKDGIWSFCSGGDQKARGHQGYVGQDGYHRLNILEVQRLIRFMPKAVIAVVPGWAVGGGHSLHVTCDLTLASKEHAIFKQTDADVTSFDGGYGSAYLAKMVGQKKAREIFFLGRNYSAQEAYEMGMVNAVIPHDELEDTAYEWAQEILAKSPTSIKMLKFAMNLTDDGMVGQQVFAGEATRLAYMTDEAKEGRDAFLEKRKPNFDKKWIP; encoded by the coding sequence ATGATGAATATAGACTGGAAAACTGCAAAAGAGTACACCGATATCACTTATAAGAAGTGTAATGGTGTTGCTAGAATTGCATTTAACAGACCTAATGTGAGGAATGCTTTTAGACCTCATACTACTGCGGAATTACTGGATGCATTTCATGACGCTCATGAAGATACTTCAATTGGTGTAGTTTTATTATCTGCTGAAGGTCCATCAACTAAAGACGGAATTTGGAGTTTTTGTTCTGGTGGAGATCAAAAAGCCCGAGGACACCAAGGATATGTTGGTCAAGATGGTTACCACAGATTGAATATTTTAGAAGTTCAACGATTAATTCGTTTTATGCCAAAAGCAGTTATTGCTGTTGTTCCAGGTTGGGCAGTTGGTGGTGGACATAGTTTACACGTAACTTGTGATTTAACTTTAGCAAGTAAGGAACATGCCATTTTTAAACAAACAGATGCAGATGTAACGTCATTTGACGGTGGTTACGGTTCTGCTTATTTAGCTAAAATGGTTGGGCAGAAGAAAGCTAGAGAAATCTTTTTCTTAGGAAGAAATTATTCAGCTCAAGAAGCTTACGAAATGGGTATGGTAAATGCTGTTATTCCTCATGATGAATTAGAAGATACAGCTTATGAATGGGCACAAGAAATATTAGCAAAGTCTCCAACTTCAATCAAAATGTTAAAGTTTGCAATGAACTTAACAGATGATGGAATGGTTGGGCAACAAGTATTTGCTGGTGAAGCTACGCGTTTAGCTTACATGACAGATGAGGCAAAAGAAGGAAGAGATGCATTCTTAGAAAAAAGAAAGCCAAACTTTGATAAAAAATGGATTCCTTAG
- the menD gene encoding 2-succinyl-5-enolpyruvyl-6-hydroxy-3-cyclohexene-1-carboxylic-acid synthase, with protein MYPKKQLAQLVISACQYYNIDKVVISPGSRNAPLTIGFSNLDEVDTFSIVDERAAAFFALGIAQQTKKPVAIVCTSGSALLNYYPAIAEAFYSKIPLLVITADRPKHLIDIGDGQTIRQENVFQNHILYSANLIEEDSKVAYNKTEVSKAIEECVFNSGPVHINVPFNEPIYETVEAMESFSFRKYKEKPSISTVNYDELSEIWNASKRKIVLVGVYNKCEKTQNLINRLAEDSSVLIMTETTSNLYHDNSINSIDKLISKLSTEEFEELQPELLVTFGGMVVSKRIKQFLRKYQPQHHWHIDEYKEMDTYFCLSEYIKEKPVQFFDELFQKTLVIDSEYQENWIKEKRSRNEKHEVFAKKTQYSDFKVTEKVLDAIPNNAQVQVSNSSLIRYMQLFDVNSTFSVFCNRGTSGIDGSTSTAIGAAFASDEPTTLLTGDLSFFYDSNALWNSYIPNDFRIIIMNNSGGGIFKIIPGPKSTNALQYFETPHQLTANHLAEMFNFEYEKATSLEELKEKLEGFYQDSKKPKILEVFTPSEINDQVLKEYFNSL; from the coding sequence ATGTATCCAAAAAAACAACTTGCACAATTAGTAATTTCAGCTTGTCAGTATTATAATATTGATAAGGTAGTTATTTCTCCAGGTTCAAGAAATGCTCCTTTAACTATTGGTTTTTCAAATTTAGATGAAGTAGATACTTTTAGTATAGTTGACGAAAGAGCAGCTGCTTTTTTTGCATTAGGTATTGCACAGCAAACAAAAAAGCCAGTAGCTATTGTTTGTACTTCAGGTTCGGCATTGTTGAATTATTATCCAGCAATTGCAGAGGCTTTTTATAGCAAAATTCCTTTACTAGTTATTACTGCAGATAGACCTAAACATTTGATAGATATAGGAGACGGACAAACAATTCGTCAGGAGAATGTTTTTCAAAACCATATTTTATATTCTGCTAACTTAATTGAAGAAGACAGTAAAGTTGCATATAATAAAACTGAAGTTTCAAAAGCAATTGAAGAGTGTGTTTTTAATTCGGGTCCAGTTCATATAAATGTACCTTTTAATGAACCGATTTATGAAACTGTTGAAGCAATGGAATCTTTCAGTTTTAGAAAGTATAAAGAAAAACCATCAATAAGCACTGTGAATTATGATGAGCTTTCTGAAATATGGAATGCTTCAAAAAGAAAAATAGTTTTAGTTGGAGTTTATAATAAGTGCGAAAAAACTCAAAACCTTATTAATAGATTAGCTGAAGATTCTTCTGTGTTAATTATGACAGAAACGACTTCAAATCTTTATCATGATAATTCGATCAATTCTATTGATAAATTAATTTCGAAATTATCTACTGAAGAATTTGAAGAACTTCAACCTGAATTGTTAGTAACATTCGGTGGAATGGTTGTTTCTAAAAGAATAAAACAGTTCTTAAGAAAATATCAACCCCAACATCATTGGCATATAGATGAGTATAAAGAAATGGATACTTATTTCTGTTTGTCGGAATATATTAAGGAAAAACCAGTTCAGTTTTTTGATGAATTATTTCAAAAGACATTAGTTATAGATTCTGAATATCAAGAGAACTGGATAAAAGAGAAAAGGTCTCGTAATGAAAAACATGAGGTTTTTGCTAAAAAGACTCAGTATTCAGATTTTAAGGTTACTGAAAAAGTATTGGATGCTATTCCAAATAACGCTCAAGTTCAAGTTAGTAATAGTTCTTTGATTCGATATATGCAGTTGTTTGATGTAAATTCAACTTTTAGTGTTTTTTGTAACAGAGGTACAAGCGGAATTGACGGAAGTACATCTACAGCAATTGGAGCTGCTTTTGCTTCAGATGAACCAACAACACTACTTACAGGAGATTTAAGTTTTTTCTATGATAGCAATGCATTATGGAATTCTTATATTCCTAATGATTTTAGAATAATTATAATGAATAATTCGGGAGGTGGGATTTTTAAAATCATACCTGGTCCGAAATCAACAAATGCACTCCAGTATTTTGAAACACCACATCAATTAACTGCAAATCATTTAGCAGAGATGTTTAATTTTGAATACGAGAAAGCCACTTCGTTAGAAGAATTGAAAGAAAAGTTAGAAGGTTTTTATCAGGATAGTAAAAAACCTAAAATTTTAGAGGTATTTACACCTTCAGAAATAAATGATCAAGTTTTAAAGGAATATTTTAATAGTTTATAA
- a CDS encoding TIGR00266 family protein yields the protein MFLEQRANEIDYRIYGEEMQYVEIELDPDEGVVAESGSFMMMDTDVKMNTIFGDGSNQEKGLLGKIFSAGKRILTGESLFMTVFTNVGHGKKQVSFASPYPGKIIPIDLTEYGGKFICQKDAFLCAAKGVSIGIEFSKKLGRGLFGGEGFMMQKMEGDGLGFIHAGGTMAKKVLKPGEVLKVDTGCIVGFTKDVDYDIEFVGGIKNTIFGGEGLFFATLRGPGTVYIQSLPFSRLAGRVLSSIPRGGKSKGEGSILGGLGDLLDGDNSF from the coding sequence ATGTTTCTAGAACAAAGAGCAAACGAAATAGATTATCGTATTTACGGCGAAGAAATGCAATATGTAGAAATTGAATTGGATCCAGATGAAGGTGTTGTGGCAGAGAGTGGAAGTTTTATGATGATGGATACCGATGTTAAAATGAATACAATTTTCGGTGATGGATCTAATCAGGAAAAAGGATTATTAGGTAAGATCTTTTCAGCTGGTAAGAGAATACTAACAGGTGAAAGTTTATTCATGACAGTTTTTACGAATGTTGGTCATGGAAAAAAGCAAGTTTCTTTTGCTTCTCCATATCCGGGGAAAATTATTCCTATTGATTTAACTGAATACGGTGGTAAATTTATTTGTCAAAAAGATGCTTTCCTTTGTGCAGCGAAAGGAGTTTCTATAGGAATAGAGTTTTCTAAGAAATTAGGAAGAGGATTGTTCGGAGGAGAAGGATTTATGATGCAGAAAATGGAAGGAGATGGATTAGGATTTATTCATGCCGGTGGAACAATGGCAAAGAAAGTTTTAAAACCTGGTGAAGTTTTAAAAGTAGATACAGGATGTATTGTTGGTTTTACAAAGGATGTTGATTATGATATTGAATTTGTAGGAGGGATTAAGAATACCATATTTGGAGGAGAAGGATTGTTTTTTGCCACACTTCGAGGTCCAGGTACAGTTTATATACAATCGTTACCATTTAGTAGATTAGCAGGAAGAGTCTTGTCTTCAATTCCAAGAGGAGGAAAGAGTAAAGGTGAAGGCAGTATTTTGGGTGGTTTAGGAGATTTACTGGATGGAGATAATAGTTTTTAA
- a CDS encoding fumarylacetoacetate hydrolase family protein, whose translation MKIICIGRNYAKHIEELANERPENPVVFMKPDSAILPKRNPFFIPPFSNDVHYEVEVLVKINKVGKHISTKFAHKYYDTVGLGIDFTARDVQAECKKKGLPWEKAKAFDGSAIIGEFYPKEEFNLGNLSFQLHKNGEVVQDGNTESMLWKIDELVSYVSQFFTLKKGDIIFTGTPAGVGKVVENDLLTGVIEGRKAFEIKVK comes from the coding sequence ATGAAAATAATTTGTATCGGGCGCAACTATGCCAAACATATAGAAGAATTAGCCAATGAACGACCAGAGAATCCTGTGGTATTCATGAAACCTGATTCTGCAATTTTACCTAAAAGAAATCCATTCTTTATACCTCCATTTTCAAATGATGTACATTATGAAGTTGAGGTTTTGGTTAAGATTAATAAAGTAGGAAAGCATATTTCTACTAAGTTCGCTCACAAATATTACGATACAGTTGGGTTAGGAATTGATTTTACCGCACGCGATGTACAAGCAGAGTGTAAGAAAAAAGGATTACCATGGGAAAAAGCGAAAGCATTTGATGGAAGTGCTATAATCGGGGAGTTTTATCCAAAGGAGGAGTTTAATTTAGGAAATCTGTCTTTTCAATTACATAAAAACGGAGAGGTTGTTCAGGATGGAAATACAGAATCAATGCTTTGGAAGATTGATGAATTGGTAAGTTATGTTTCTCAATTTTTTACACTAAAAAAAGGAGATATTATTTTTACAGGAACTCCAGCTGGTGTTGGAAAAGTTGTGGAGAATGATTTGTTAACAGGTGTTATTGAAGGAAGAAAAGCATTTGAAATAAAAGTGAAGTAA
- a CDS encoding SDR family oxidoreductase, whose product MSKVILITGASSGIGKAIAEYLTSKQHIVYGTSRKPEKVKDVDFSMVALDVLHVDSIDAAVKEVVKKEGRIDVLINNAGRGLMGAVEDIPTEELKAGFDTNFFGPIEVIKKVMPHMRKQKSGLIINVTSLAAYSGLPFRGAYSASKGALELLTESISMEAKNFGVNVTSIAPGSFATSISAGRYYTPVLEDSAYKEAYSKNLKVSDDYVDEGLNPILIARLVDKIINTKKPKLHYKIGAFMERFSVFLKRALPDRVYEKLIMNHYKL is encoded by the coding sequence ATGTCTAAAGTAATATTAATCACTGGTGCTTCCTCAGGAATAGGTAAGGCAATAGCAGAATATTTAACGAGTAAACAACATATTGTTTATGGAACGAGCAGAAAACCAGAAAAAGTTAAAGATGTTGATTTTTCAATGGTGGCTTTAGATGTGTTACATGTAGACTCTATTGATGCTGCTGTGAAAGAGGTTGTGAAAAAGGAGGGAAGAATAGATGTTCTTATTAATAATGCTGGGCGAGGATTAATGGGAGCTGTTGAAGATATACCCACAGAAGAACTAAAAGCTGGTTTTGATACGAACTTTTTTGGACCAATTGAGGTAATTAAAAAAGTGATGCCACATATGAGAAAACAAAAGAGTGGATTAATAATTAATGTAACTTCTTTAGCTGCTTATTCTGGATTACCATTTAGAGGAGCATATTCTGCAAGTAAGGGAGCGTTGGAATTATTAACAGAATCAATAAGTATGGAAGCAAAGAATTTTGGAGTTAATGTAACCAGTATTGCTCCAGGAAGTTTTGCTACTAGTATTTCTGCGGGTAGATATTATACTCCTGTACTAGAAGATTCAGCGTACAAAGAAGCTTACAGTAAGAACTTAAAAGTTTCTGACGATTATGTAGATGAAGGTTTAAATCCAATTTTAATTGCGAGACTTGTCGATAAGATTATCAATACGAAAAAACCTAAACTGCACTATAAAATTGGAGCTTTCATGGAGCGTTTTTCAGTCTTTTTAAAGAGAGCTTTACCAGATCGTGTCTATGAAAAATTAATTATGAATCATTACAAATTGTAA
- a CDS encoding TlpA disulfide reductase family protein, which translates to MKRLFLLAVSVLLFTACGEKPKPKDYSLISGEVQNFRKRNITLKGYNFEKKIKFDRKSKTFSDTLKNLTPGHYTLIIGKRPINVYLTSVEDLKLIVDAKKRTQDPTFEGPNAAINNYLTERYKKFGLILGNANKLFSLEENEFLSKMDEYKSTLEDLASEAQLPPDYLEKEKRNIYYEFARNINNYQAYHRILYGDEEFEVSSTYPSDIVKKIDFNNPVDYVNSFSYRTLMKEFLDKRANKRKPEDGDFDLTLLTTVHTEVVDTLIKNDLIHKIAQKSITFTENLGEFYDKYMKYSTNAANKKEISDLYNKLKLTAKGQPSPKFTDLENYEGGKTSLDDLVGKGKYIYIDIWATWCGFCKKEIPLLKRLEQQYHDKNIEFVSISVDKSSLKEKWKQTIVDREMTGVQLFAGKSEDELDFTKDYLIKGLPRFILIDPDGKIVSANAPRPSEGDKLTDIFDEVGI; encoded by the coding sequence ATGAAAAGATTGTTTCTGTTAGCTGTAAGTGTACTATTATTTACCGCGTGTGGTGAGAAACCAAAACCGAAAGACTATTCTCTAATTTCTGGTGAAGTTCAGAATTTTAGAAAGCGAAATATAACTCTTAAAGGTTATAACTTCGAGAAAAAGATCAAGTTTGATAGAAAGTCAAAAACATTTTCTGATACACTTAAAAATTTAACACCAGGTCATTATACATTGATTATTGGTAAACGTCCAATTAATGTTTATTTGACTTCAGTTGAAGATTTAAAATTAATCGTTGATGCTAAGAAGAGAACTCAAGATCCAACTTTTGAGGGACCAAATGCAGCGATTAATAATTATTTAACTGAACGTTATAAGAAATTCGGTCTAATTTTAGGAAACGCAAATAAGTTATTCTCTTTAGAAGAAAACGAGTTTTTAAGTAAGATGGATGAGTATAAATCTACATTAGAAGATTTAGCATCTGAAGCTCAGTTACCTCCAGATTATTTAGAAAAGGAAAAGAGAAATATTTACTACGAGTTTGCAAGAAATATTAACAACTATCAAGCATACCATAGAATTTTATATGGAGATGAGGAATTTGAAGTATCAAGTACTTATCCATCAGATATCGTTAAGAAAATTGATTTTAATAATCCTGTAGATTATGTAAATTCTTTCTCTTACAGAACGTTGATGAAAGAATTCTTAGATAAGCGTGCAAATAAAAGAAAACCAGAAGATGGTGACTTTGATTTAACTTTATTAACTACAGTTCATACAGAAGTTGTAGACACGTTAATTAAGAATGACTTAATTCACAAAATCGCACAAAAGAGTATTACGTTCACTGAAAATTTAGGTGAGTTTTATGACAAGTACATGAAGTACTCTACAAATGCTGCGAATAAAAAAGAAATTAGCGACTTATATAATAAGTTAAAATTAACAGCTAAAGGTCAGCCTTCTCCTAAATTTACTGATTTAGAGAACTACGAAGGAGGTAAAACTTCTTTAGACGATTTGGTTGGTAAAGGAAAATACATCTATATTGACATTTGGGCTACTTGGTGTGGATTCTGTAAAAAAGAAATTCCATTATTAAAAAGACTTGAGCAACAATACCACGACAAGAATATTGAATTCGTAAGTATTAGTGTTGATAAGTCTAGCTTAAAAGAAAAGTGGAAGCAAACAATTGTTGACAGAGAAATGACTGGAGTACAATTATTTGCTGGTAAATCGGAAGATGAATTAGACTTTACAAAAGATTACTTAATTAAAGGATTACCGAGATTTATCTTAATTGATCCTGACGGAAAGATTGTTAGTGCAAATGCTCCTAGACCAAGTGAAGGAGACAAGTTAACAGATATTTTTGATGAAGTAGGAATCTAA
- a CDS encoding alpha/beta hydrolase-fold protein — translation MRNLILAAFLLLNSVAFAQKIYNKKVSSIQFNADRDIKLYLPEGHDTDTIRKYPVAIVLNNDYLFDIYLGNSKIYAAADLTPKQIVVGVDVDFGRNKDVSTVGKSGGLTTQSKKFYNYIKSELIPYLEANYKTSPYLTIVGDGDAANFLLHFLKEQKPIFNAYVCISPRITDQSIRLLTTYNLKRLDELDNQFYLYMSSNAFEKQERKDLFEQAKKGLESLELKNLHLAFKDYKDVPNKPAAIVKAPTDIFSTIFELYPRISKKEYDEKIKDLDPLEAIKYLESKYIEIEYLYGTNLNVRFEDIYAIEGIVIDRQDGDYLRVLGDFVMIKHPESHLGEYYVGMYHELGKDYEQALFYYKEAYGKMELSDSNTELFYENIIRIENAIKNAPKDQPLEELPLEEEENNDENPEEEDEEKEDE, via the coding sequence ATGAGAAATTTAATTTTAGCAGCCTTTTTATTACTTAATTCTGTGGCTTTTGCTCAGAAAATTTATAATAAAAAAGTAAGTTCAATTCAGTTTAATGCTGATCGCGATATAAAATTATACTTACCTGAAGGTCATGATACAGATACAATTCGAAAGTATCCTGTAGCAATCGTGTTGAATAATGATTATTTATTTGATATTTATTTAGGAAACTCGAAAATATATGCTGCAGCAGATTTAACTCCTAAACAAATTGTAGTGGGTGTTGATGTTGATTTTGGAAGAAATAAAGATGTTTCCACGGTAGGAAAAAGTGGTGGATTAACAACTCAGAGTAAAAAGTTTTACAACTACATTAAAAGTGAATTAATACCATACTTAGAAGCAAACTATAAAACCTCTCCATATTTAACAATTGTGGGAGATGGTGATGCTGCTAATTTTTTACTTCACTTTTTAAAAGAACAGAAACCTATTTTTAATGCTTATGTATGTATTTCTCCAAGAATTACAGATCAAAGTATTCGATTGTTAACGACATACAATTTAAAACGTTTAGACGAATTAGATAATCAGTTTTACTTGTATATGAGTTCCAATGCTTTTGAAAAACAAGAGCGAAAAGATTTATTCGAACAAGCTAAAAAAGGATTGGAATCATTAGAACTTAAAAACCTTCATTTAGCTTTTAAAGATTATAAGGACGTTCCTAATAAACCTGCAGCAATTGTAAAAGCTCCAACGGATATTTTTAGTACAATTTTCGAGTTGTATCCAAGGATTTCTAAGAAAGAGTACGATGAAAAAATTAAAGATCTTGATCCACTTGAAGCTATTAAGTACTTAGAGTCAAAATATATTGAAATTGAATATTTATACGGAACTAATTTAAACGTTAGATTCGAAGATATTTATGCCATTGAAGGAATTGTAATTGATCGTCAGGATGGTGATTACCTTAGAGTGCTTGGTGATTTTGTTATGATTAAACACCCAGAATCTCATTTAGGAGAATATTACGTTGGAATGTATCATGAATTAGGAAAAGATTACGAACAAGCTTTATTCTACTATAAAGAAGCTTATGGTAAAATGGAACTATCAGATTCTAATACAGAATTATTTTATGAAAACATTATTCGTATTGAAAACGCTATAAAAAATGCTCCTAAAGATCAACCTCTTGAAGAATTACCTTTAGAGGAAGAGGAAAACAACGATGAAAATCCTGAAGAAGAGGATGAAGAAAAAGAAGACGAATAA